Genomic segment of Paenibacillus sp. FSL R5-0623:
ATGCTCAAGCTACCCGGATTCGTCATGCCTGTGTGCTGCTCACTCGGTCCTCCCTTTCCGTTCCCGAAATCGGTCACCGTGTCGGTATGACCAGCCCCTCCTACTTTTGCAAAGTATTCCGTACTACCACAGGCTCTACACCACATCAATATCGGCTGAAGGTGCAGGGGAGGAAGTAATGGATCACAACAACAAGAAAGAAGCGAAAGAATTCACTTCTCCGCTTCTGCTCCTCTTTCACAGTTCACCCGATTCACCGCACATCAAGCCCCAACCGTTTCAAATAGGGAATTAGGCGTCTCTCTAGCTGCCTTAAATCATCCTTCTGTTCCGCTGACAAGCGTTCCTCATGGATACTTCCATCCTTGTCCATCACCATAACTTTGTATTTTTTCATTTGTTCGTAGACAGACTTGAACTCACGATATTGTTCCTTGGTAAATGTTTTCTCTGCCTGTTCCAACTGTTCCTTCCAAAATTGCTCCTCGTCCATCAGTTGGGTGGAGGATCCTCCACCCACAGCTTCTAGCTTCTCAAAAAACGGTTCCAGCTCAGCTACAAGAAGGTTATATCGTTCCTGCTCCACTGTATTCCACTGCTCTGGATGCATATTGCCCTGAGAATCGGGATACTTCACGGCCATTTGCCCTAATTGCTTCAGCAAGTCCATATATTGAACAAATTCTTCTTCACTGAAATGGGCCTTGGCCGTCTGCAGCTTTGCTTCCAACCTCATATAATCCTCAGCTGTTCCCCCCATAGCAGCGATATTCTCCTGTGAACCATATATTCCGTCTGCGAGATAGGTGTACCCTGCGTAGGCTCCGGTGGGAATAATGAGTACAGCAGCCAAGATCCCCGTGACCAGCCATTTTTTTCGATTTCTTCTGATGTGTGAATCATTTCGAATACCATCCATCATTTTATGTTTAATTCTCGCAGGAACGGACCAGTCTTGGGTCTCTTCCTGGTAGGCTGTTCGCAACTGTTCATCGAGTTTCATGCAGATCCTCCACCTTTCCCCGCAATCTTGGATTCATCTTCTCTTTTTGTCTCAACTTCGCCAGCGCCGCATGTATGCGCGATTTTACGGTTCCGAGCGGAATCGCCAATATGTCAGCAATCTCCTCTTGCGTATATTCATTCAAATAATGAAGTGTGACCACCTGCTGCAGCTTGTACGGTAAACGGCGCACCTGTTCCAGCAGAAGACGATTGGCCAGTTTGTTGATCAAATCAGTGGAAAAATCATATTCCATACCAACTACAGATTTTTCGATCCGCTTGCTAAACCGAAACTGCATCAACCTTTTGCGTCGATAACTCTGAACCTGTCGCATCGTCACCCCCATCAACCAGGGACGAAAAGCACGCTCCGCATCATATCGCTCTAATGACCGATACGCCTGAATGTAAATCTCCTGTACCACATCCTCCGCGTCAGACTTGTCCTTGATGAGAAATCGTACAGTTTGATATATCCTCGTCACTGTTTTCTCATATAATTCTCCATATGCTTCTTCATGCCCCGCCCGTATTAACGTTACAAGTTCTATGTACTCATCTTGCTCACTCATTATCCATCCCCCTCCTCCTTACACTATATATTGGCATGCCAGCATCATAGCGTTCGATTTATTTATTGAATGAGTAGGCATGGCTGAATCTGATACAAAAAAGACCTATGGTGTTTATCATGATATAATATACCTAATTTTGATATAATTGGAGGTTTTGCATCTGAGTTATAAGATCCCCTTTGGTCTTTTGCTATTATCTATTTCGATCATCGGATTTGTAATCGCCAGAACCCACCTTGAGGCCTACGCCACGGTATATAGACTTATTGGGATCTTGGTTATCTTATCGTCTCTTTTTCTTTCGAAAGCGGATATAGAGAGTAACTTAGCAGGGGTGGTCACTACAGTAATGAAACTTTTCAGCAAATTGTACTCAGAATATTTACTGATTCCACGACCTCTACGTTTGTTGTTTTTGTGGGGATGGATTGTTTTGTTTTTGGTTGCTGGTACCAAATTCAGATGGTTCTACTTCCTACAATAAACTGATTTCATAGAAGTCTGATCCCCTGGGACATCAAAAAAGAGCTGAGTCGTCATTATGACGTCTCGGCTCTTCTTTGATGCTCATCTTTCCGTACAGATAAAGATATTGGTAATTGAATCTGTGCTCGCTTATACGTTCCTTTTTGAGACAAACTTTATTTGATATTCAGAAATTCATAACTTGATCACCGCTCCTGAATAGTTCCACCTGTTCAAGTCTTGCCATTAAGTTGGCAAGGCTTTTTCTCTTTAACGCAGTTGTTTGACTTTGCTTATGTATTCTTTAGATTTTCTTCAGATTTATGCTCATTAATTCCTTAGTTTTTTTCATTAAGATTGCTATATCAACAAGAGAGGAGGCAAAACAATGATCAGCAATACGATCTTAGAGCTACTTCATCAGTATGGTTATCTGATTTTTTATTTTGCCTTCTCATTAGGACCTTTCGGGATTCCAATTCCAAATGAAATCACGATTATCAGCGGTGCCATTTTGAGTCACACAGGAGTTATCAATTCATGGATCACATACTTCTGTATTTTATCAGGGCTATTAACGGCCATTACCTTTGCTTATTTTGCAGGGAAGTTATTTGGACCCAAGATAAAACACAGATTTCAACATCATAAACACTTCGTTAAAGCAGAACTGATTTTGAATAAGAGTGGCAATTGGGCGATGTGCATCGGTTTGTTCATTCCAATCGTGCGATATGTTCTCCCTTTGGTCATTGGACTGAGCGGGGTGCAGTATAGAAAATTTGCTCTTATCTCCTATTCCAGTGCTTTGTTATGGACCTTAACGTATTTTACAGCGGGAATCTACTTCGGTGGTCCCATCCTATCTACGCTTCAATTATTCCATTTCTAACTGGGTCTGATAACATACCATCACATTATGGAGGAACCCCTATGAATTCCAATGAACCTGTACTATTTTTGAAAAGTTTTCTGCAAAGCCCTAAACATGTCGGCAGTATCATACCCAGTTCCCGGTTTCTCGCCAGCAAAATGGTGAAGCAAGCCTCTTGGTTAGAGGCAAAAGCAGTCGCCGAGCTTGGATCGGGTACAGGTCCTATCACTCGCTATATTCATCAACAAGTACAGGATTCCACCAAAGTCCTATTGTTTGAGATGAACGAAACGATGAGGAATACTCTTAAGACGGCATACCCGGAGTTCTCCTGTTATCCAGACGCCGCTCGATTGGTAGAATCTATGAATCAAGAGGGTGTTCTGCAACTGGATTACATTTTTAGCGGGTTACCCTTCTTCAACTTTGAGCCTGAATTAAGAAATACGTTGGTGGATCAGATTCATAAAGCACTTAAACCTGGAGGGTTATTCATCGCCTTTCAATATTCACTTCAAATGAAAAAAACATTATCCGAATACTTTATTATCGAAAAATTAGAATTCGTGCCTTTGAATGTCCCTCCTGCGTTCGTTTATGTCTGTCGCAAAAAGGAAACAATTTAAACATCCTGGGCTATCGTTTACACTGAAGTTATCCTAATTTTTAAGGAGTGTTGAATCATGAGTACCATTCTTGTTGTTGATGATGAACCCGATATCCGTGATGTCATTCATGTCTATTTACGTAACGAAGGATATCAGGTCATTGAAGCAGCCAATGGTGAAGAAGCGCTAACTATTATCAATACAACATCGGTCCAACTCGTCATATTGGATGTCATGATGCCCATTATGGACGGCATCAAAGCCTGCTTTAAAATAAGAGAAGTATCGACCACTCCCATTATTATGTTATCCGCCAAGGAAGAAGACATTGATAAAATTACAGGCCTGACTACCGGGGCCGACGATTACATGGTCAAACCGTTTAACCCGTTAGAATTACTGGCTCGCGTTAAAGCTCAGTTACGACGTCAAACACTGATCGGGAAACCAGAATCCAATTCACTTATTTTGATCAAGGACCTTGTCATTGATACAAGTAAACATTCCGTGAAGCTCAAAGATAATGACATTTCGCTTACACCACTGGAGTTTTCCATTCTAGTGCTGCTTGCCAGCCATCCTGGACAAGTATTTAGCTCCGAGAAAATTTACGAAACCGTATGGAAGGAACCTTACGGGTATTCGGATAATACAGTGATGGTTCATATTCGTAACCTGCGTGAGAAATTGGAAATGAATCCACGGGAACCTCAGTATATTAAAACGGTATGGGGAGTGGGCTATAAAATTGATTAAACGATTACCACATTTTAAAAAAAAGATACAGATTAACATCCTATATCAAATGTTGATCAGTTTATTGATTTCGTTTGTTGGCTCTGTGGGTGTAAATAATATGTTGATCATAGCTGCCGCAAAAATTAGTGAAAGATTTAATTGGCCTTCGCTTCTCTACATTTTCCCTTATGTTCTAACACCAATCTTCATCGTAATTTTCACTTTAATTTTTTTGTTTTCCACACGAAAAATTGTGAGAGATCTCATTACATTAGAGCAAGGGCTTCAATTCATTTCGGAGGGCAATCTGGACTACCGTGTACCCGTCAATCGACAAGATGAACTTGGACGCGTCGCTTCTAACATCAATCACATGACTGAACAATTGCAGCTGCAGATCTTCAAAGAGCGTGAGTTAGAGAAATCCAAGATGGACATGATTACGGGTATCTCACATGACCTGCGCACACCACTTACCAGCATAATCGGGTATATTGAGCTTCTTAGAACAGAATCCTTTCAAGACAAAGCAGAGTATGACCGCTTCATTCAGAACACCTATAACAAAGCAACGCATTTGAAGAAGTTACTCGATGATTTATTTGAATACACACGTCTAACCTCAATAGATACCCAATTGGATTTGAAAAAGGTTGATCTATGTCAGCTATTGGATCAATTGTTGTTTGAATTCGAGCCTCTAGCTCAGGAGAATAAGGTTCGTATTGAGAAAAAACTGGGTGATGCTCCGATTATGGTCTCCCTGGATAGTGATAAGATTGCACGAGCCATCGACAATCTTCTCATGAATGCACTGAAGTATTCCTTTAAACCGGGTACGATTCATGTTCGAATGAGTGTGCGGCATAATCACGTTACCATTGAAGTAGAGAATAAAGGCATGCCCCTAACGATAGAACAAAAGAACAGACTGTTTGATCGCTTTTATAAGGTGGATTATTCGAGGAATAGCGAAGGTATTCAATCAGGATCTGGTCTGGGTCTTTCTATTGCGAGAAACATTGCGGAGTTACATCAGGGGACTCTAACACTAGAACATACGCGTAACGTATTTATATTCCAACTAAGCTTGCCTTCTAACATCCAGTGAAACATCAATAGCATTGATAATGGAGGACACCACGATGAAAACACCCGAACCCTTTCTTTTCCTGCAAGGATTTCTGAGGAATCCCAAACGAGTAGGCAGTGTCCTGCCCAGTTCCAAATTTCTAGCCCATAAAATCGTCCAGTCTGTACGATGGGATGAGGTTAGAACCATTGCTGAGCTGGGGCCAGGAACAGGTGCTGTCACACGTCTCATGAGAGCACATTTACCGAACTCGGCAACCGTGTTTTTATTTGAAAGAGACCCCAAAATGAGAAGTAATCTGAAGAGAACATATCCTGAATTCATGTTCCATTCGAATGCATCCTATCTGTTGAAAAGAATCAATCAAGAACATGTGCAACAGTTGGATAGTATCATTTGCGGACTGCCCTTTTTTAATTTTTCCAGAGAAATGAGACAAAACATCCTGTCACAGATCCATACAGCGCTCCGACCTGGAGGCACATTAGTCTTGTACCAGTACTCACTTCATATGAGGAAACAATTAGCTGAGTTATTTGAGATGGAGAAAATTCAATTTGTGCCTTTCAACTTTCCTCCTGTTTTTGTGTATGTTTGTCGTAAAAGACAAGATGAAGGGCACACTCTATAAATGTTTAATGTCCTGTCTTGTCCTGGGAGGATCTAATCATGCGAGTCATCATCTTACGCGGCAACAACCGCGGCATAAACGCGATGAATCGGTTTCGAACACCAGGCATAATTAACGTCTTGCCACGTAAGAAGCCTCGATATCCTTCTTCCGCTACCTGTCCTGCTTCCATGATCGGGCCCTGCAACATCTTCGAGACACCCATACCCGAACGATCCACAAACCCGGTAGATGTCAGACCTGGACACAGTGCTGTCACCGTAACACCAGTACCGTTTACTTCATTTTCCAAAGCTTCAGTGAACGATAGCACATACGCTTTCGTCGCATAATATACCGACATCATCGGTCCAGGGAAAAAACCTACCAATGAAGCCACATTCATCACTCCGCCTTGCCTACGTTGGATCATATCCGGCAAGAATAGCTTGGTCATGACGGTTAAAGCCTTGATATTCACGTCAATCATATTAACTTCTTGTTCCATATCCGTTTCCATAAACGTCCCGAACAGACCGAAACCTGCATTGTTGACAAGATAGTCAACAACAATGCCCTTTTCCTTCAGCTCATGATAAATCTCCTGTGGTACCCCCGGTGCCGCTACATCTTTGGCAATAACCGTCGCCTGAATGCCATACTTTTTCCGATACTCCTGAGCTAGATCCTGTATTTTACCCTCACTTCGTGCTACCAGCACAATATGATGTCCACCTTTGGCAAACCGATCTGCTAACTCTTTACCAATCCCACCCGAGACCCCTGTGATTAGAACTGTCTTTCTCATGTTGTTGCCTGCCTCTCTTTTCTATAAAATGTGTTTCATCTGCGAACAGCAATATTTGAACGAACGTTCTATAATAGTAAAAAAAATAGACTACCTCCGTATGAGATCCATGGATAGCATCGCTATACGAAGAAGTTTTTCTTTGGTCATCGAAGTCTTGGCCATTCCCCTTAACCCAATGCTTACGTTATGCAGATATTCCGCCAATACCTCGGCGTTGTACTCGGTTGTGAATTCACCTTCCTGCTGTCCCCACACCATAATGTCCTTGATTAGTTTCTCCGTATTGGCAAACATCTCTATCGATCGATTGTTCATATCGTCATCACGTGCCGCCAATTCGACCGTTGAATTAACAATGAAGCAGCCTGATGCTGGAGATTCTTCTCCATGAATCAAAGAAGAAAATATAAACTGAAGTGCTTTCGTTGCCGTTTGAGAATGCTCTACACCTGTTGCAAGGGCGGAGCTCATCTGGTGATCATATAGATCTACTGTCTTCAGGTACAAGGTATGTTTATCGCCAAATGTGTCATACAAGCTTTTACGATGAATTCCCATATGATTGACCAGCTCTGTCATAGACGTCTTCTCATAGCCTTGTTCCCAAAAAAGTCTCATCGCTTTATCCAGTACAACAGACTCTTCGAACTCTTTGCTTCTCGCCATTGGCTTCCCTCCTGTTCAGAAAACGAACATTGAATAACATGAGTATGATCTTAACGAGCCTTTAAAAGGTAACAATGACTTTGCCCTGCGAGTGACCCGTTGATACTTTGATCAATGCCTTTTCAATGTCATCAAACGTATACGTAGAATCGATCGAAGGCTTAATGTCTTCTTTTTCTACAAGAGCTGTGATTTCTTGCAACTGAATCCCACTGGAATGTACAAATAAAAAACGGTATTCAGCTTGAGTCTTACGTGCCATGGAATCCAAGCGTGCACCTACGAGACCAAACAATGCTCTTTTCCACAACGGGAATTGACTGTCCACTGCAAAGCGATAATTGGGTCCTGCCTTCAAAGAGACTAATTTCCCCTGTGGTTTCAAAATGCTCAGTTCAGCTTTGATCTCATCCGCGCCCAAAGTGTCAATTACATAATCGATATCAGACAGAATGTCAGCATAACGCTCAGTCTTATAATTAATGAATTGATCTGCTCCAATGGATAAACTACGCGCTCTGCCCCTCTCACTGCCACTTGTAATAACCGTTAATCCCATAGACTTGGCAATCGGGATGGCCATTGCCCCGAATCCACCCGTTCCGCCAGGAATAAACAGCTTTTTATTCGGTTCAGCTCGGAGTACATCATGCAATGCTTGATACGCGGTCAGGGCAGTAAGGGGTACCGCCGCAGCTTCGATAAAAGATAGATTTCCAGGCATAATGGATAAGGCATCCTCATGTACAGTTGCATATTCAGCAAAAGCACCAATTTTATTCAGAGGCAACCTGGTATAAACCTTATCACCTACTTTAAAATTCCAAACATCATCACCAACGGCTTCAATGACACCCGATAATTCATTCCCTAAAGTTAAAGGTAACGTATAGTCGGCAATCATCCGAACACTGCCATTCATATTCAAGATATCCAGTGGATTTACACCCGCAGCTTTTACTTTGACAAGGACCTCACGGCTATGAATCTGAGGTATCTCAATATTATTGATTTCCACTTGGATTTTTTTGGAGTATTTCTGTATTTGAGCTGCTCTCATCATTTACCCTCTTCCTTTGCTTATAGACTATAAAAGTTGAACTCAAGATTATTTACACTGACACTACGATGACAGAACAACCTTCCAATCGCTGTTATCCCCAGATTTTTTTGATCCCCTTTCTAAAGGGAAAATCCGGTGATAAAGGCGAACGCTTCGCTTTTTCAGGTTCTTTCTGTCCTCTCCGTTAATGTGTAAATGATTAGTTCAATTTATGTGAGAACATGGCGCACAATTCAGTTGTACGCCACGTTACAGCTTGTGCTAGTGTTGCCCCTCTTGCGACTTTAATTATTCCATCGTAGGGTAATCCGTGTAGCCCTTACTTCCCAATCCAAAGAATGTTGTCGGATCTGCTTCGTTCAGTGGCGCACCTTGTTGAAGTCGTTCCACCAAATCTGGATTGGCTAAGGACCATACACCAACCGGTACCAGATCAGCGAGACCACCATCTAGATCTACACTAAGATCATCCAACTTTCTTCCAGCCCGATTGACCAACAATGGATTTTGCCAGATCGAACGAATGTCTTGAAGTAGGTTCTCATCTCCAAGATGCATAACATGAAGGTAAGCCAAATCCAATTGAGCCAATTCTTTTACAAGATAGCGATAGAGTTCAGGGCCTTGTTCGCCATCTTGAATTCCACCCAGCGGTGTCCCTGGTGAGATACGGAAGCCTGTTCGTTCTGGCCCTATTTCCTCCACGATGGCTTTGGTTACTTCCATCGCAAAGCGAGCACGATTTTCTATAGATCCGCCATACTCATCTGTGCGTGTATTCGAATTTTCTCCTAAAAATTGATTGATCAAGTATCCGTTGGCTCCATGAATTTCAACGCCATCTGCCCCTGCTTCGATCGCTGCGGCTACTGCTTTTCGGAAATCGGCGATGGTCGTTTTAATATCCTCCTGACCCAATTCCCGGGGAACGGGGATATCCTGCATCCCTGTAGCCGTAAACATTTCTACACCCGGTGCGATTGCAGATGGAGCAACCGGTTGGCGATGATGCGGGGTATTGTCCGGATGTGACATGCGACCAGCATGCATTAATTGGATGTAAACATATCCGCCAGCTTCATGCACCGCATCCGTTACCTTTTTCCATCCATCAATATGCTTGTCGGTATAAATGCCCGGTGACCATAAGTAACCCTTTCCATCGTCGGAAGGTTGTGTTCCTTCCGTAATCAGAAGTCCCATCGTTGCACGCTGAGCATAATAAAGTGCCGCCAACTCTCCAGGTGTACCATCTTCTTGTGCTCGACTGCGTGTCATAGGTGCCATCGCTAGTCGATGAGGCAATTCCATGTTGCCAATCTTTGTTTTACTCCATATCTTTTCCAATTGGATGTACTCCTCTTCTTATTTGAGATTTTGTAAATGTATCCTCTAGATTCTTCTGCTGTATTAATTCAATTCTGAAATCACCGGGAAGATCGCACCTGTCAGCTGAAAATCATAGTTCTGATCTACAATCCCTACAACCACTTCATTGTGATCATAGAGATCTACCATGAAGCCAGCCATTTCTTTGGCCGTGTGGTACTTAGGCATATTCGCTTTGTAATCAAATCCTTCAGCATCTATTGATTTTTGCACAAATTCTGTTTCCGTAATCGCTGGTGCCAGGATCTTCGCTTTTAGTTTTGCACCTTTCAGTTCCAGTTCTTTGGCAAGACCTTCTGTGAAGGCACTAACGTAGTATTTCGATGCAGAATAAGCAACACTGCCTACAGCAATGGCATATCCAAGTGCGGATGAGACGTTAATCAATTGAGTACCTTCGACATTCGCATAATCTCGCACATACAATGTAGAGAGAATGGTCAAAGATTCAATGTTAACACGCAGCATGGTCTCCACTTTATCCAAATTCTGTTCAGCAATGAACGAGCCTTCTCCAAGCCCGGCATTATTAATCCAAGTCTCAATCTGATATTCTTTCAAATCGTTATATAGCGTTTACGCCTCTGCGGTAACAGACAGGTCGCTTGTGTGAACGATAACATTTACTTTAGGATCGATACCCTGAATAGTCGATTTAAGTTCTTCCAACTTATCCAATCTTCTAGCTACCAAAATCAAATTTTTGCCCCGTGCTGCAAATGCCAATGCTGTTTCATATCCAATTCCTGAACTTGCTCCTGTAATTACGGTGTATTTCATCTTATTCTCTCCCTTATACTCTTTAGATTAGTGTAATTTCAGTTTCGAGAACGATCGTTCTTTATTGTGCAAAAAAAAAGCAGTTAGATCTAACTTGCTGTTAGCATATCATTTCTAGAACGAACAGTAAATAATTATTTTATATTTTATATGTAGAAAATATGCTTAGAACATACTTAAATGAGAAGAGACACGCTATATAAACCATTTTATATCATAAATTAAGAATTCCTATATCGTTTCACTCCTTCAATTTAAGCAGAACTAACTTTTCTTTCATTGGTTAATCTAATGTCAGGCCAATGGCCACAAGTATAAGCATCAACCTTTCCTGGTTACGCTAATCTGAATTCAACATCATCCATGCCAGAAATTCTCCAAACGAATCGGATACCTTTTCAACCTCTTCAAATTCAGGCTCACATCCACGGACAATAGCTCCACTGTCGGTTGTTAAGTCAATGGCATAGAAGGAATATCCATCTTCCACAGACATTACGATCGGCAAGTGATGATCCCACCAGGCCGTTATCTCTGACTGCCAAATAGAATCACCCTCTGCTGCCTCCAAACTAAGCATTTCAAATTCATTCCATTGGAATGCGGTCTCCGTGCTATTGTTGAACTCAGCCTCACAAATAAACCAGGTTTTCTCATCCGGTGCAACGCATTTTTCAACTACATTTAGAAATTCTAAATATTCATCAGGAAGTCCTTTATATCTTGAAGTAATGCTGCTGTTTAAATGTGACTGCGAACCGGATTTACTCGTTATGTCCCAGCCCTTTTCCCCGGCCCAAGCCATAAATTCCCTAAGGTGAGTTTTTTCTTTTCCATTATTCATTTCCAATTTATACACCTGCCTATCAGCTTAAGAAATAGAAACTATATCACCTATTCGGGAAATGAATGGAAAATCCCTGCTGTGGTACTTCAAAGACAAAGACAAAAAGACTGGAAACATGGCCCGAGAAACACGGCAACCAGGTTCCAGCCTTTGGTGGTTGGGGGAAAGTTAATTGGGAAATGGACAGGAATTATTAGTTAGTTAAACATCCTGTAGAAAAATAAAAATAACTGTCCCCAAAACACCAGCCCTCAATCCCTTACCCCACAAGGCTTTACCGCCATTTCCGAGATAAAAATTCGTGTCCCCAAAACGCTGAGAAAAAAGACCTGAAAACTGGAAAGAAACTGGTTCAATTGTGAACGAATACGACTAATAATTCGTGTCCTGAAAGGAAAGAGAAGTACCTGAAAAAAGTGGGAATCGGCATTTAAAACGCCTGGGTAAGAGCCTGGGAAATGCCTGAGTAAAATCTTGAATCAACTGCTTTCAATCCCCAAAAGCCTTGAGTAGCCTGGGTTTCTGCTTGATTACCTATTCGGGATTTGGATGGGAATTCCCTGCTGGGATGCTTTAATGGACGAGAAAAAGACTGGAGAAATGGTTGGGGCAATCGTCAACCAGGCTCCAGTCTTTGGTGGTTTGGGGACAGTTAATTTTAGTTAGGGACGTTAAAAATACAATTAGACAGGAATTTTTTAGTTATTAAAACGTAAGTCAAAGTTTACACTAAACATCTTAGAACTCAGGATCAAATTCGCTTAAATCCACTGGTATAAGTAGATCTTCAAGATTTTTTTTATTCCTATTTAGGCAAGAAAAGCAAGCTAAAGAATTATTTTTATGTAATCCTTCTCGTAGTCCAACAGTAATATTAATAAAATGAAATCCAGAACTAATTGAAATGAACATCATTCTTTTTATCTTATTATTCTCTTCAATTAAGTTGCTAATTGTTTCAATCAAATTAAAATCTGAAATAAGCTCATTATGTTTATAAACATCGTAGTCTTTCGATATAATTTGGTTCAACTTTTCTAACTGGTTATATATCTGATTAATATGAACAAAATCTTCACTTCCATAAGGAAAAAACGATTTGTTAATATCATCAATCGTATCAATATATAACAACTCCTGATAACCATACTTTTCATCACACTCTATATATCTTATCGAATTTAATTTCAACCATTTATTAAAGTAAACTAATTCATAATCATAATTATACGTATAATATTCATATTCGTACGAATCTCGCAAAATATCTGTATTGGGACCACAAAATAAAACATAATTAAAAGTACCTGAAGCAATACTGCTCTCAAATTTAATCCCATCAAAACCTATTTTTCTAATGTATTCAGATAATAATTGCGTTGCTACATATTCTATATTTTTTTCATTCTCATTAATTGGTTTACTAATCTCTACAATGAAATTAGATATGAATTCATTAACCCAATTATCATTATGATTATAGTCTTTTTTAAATATGCTTTTAGTTTTAATTTCTATTTTTTTTGTTAGATCTAATATGTCAAGTTCAAATATCGGTTGTAATTCTCCAATTAGAACATGATCACCTTTGTTGGTACGAATTTCTTTTAATGTGGTTTCTATATGAGTTGCTAAATACGTGTAAGAAATACCAGCAGGACTCATCCTGTTATTTACAGCATATTTAGCAGGTGCTGGTGAAATTTCTCTGTACCAATTTGCATTTTTATCATTCATTTCATATTTTCGAGCTCTGAACAAAATAGTATCTACCTCAAGTTTTCCACCCATTAATTGAAATAAATCACCAAGTTTGTTTAAAAGATCTTCTCTATGTGTGTTTCCTGTTCCAACATCAAAAT
This window contains:
- a CDS encoding DedA family protein, with the translated sequence MISNTILELLHQYGYLIFYFAFSLGPFGIPIPNEITIISGAILSHTGVINSWITYFCILSGLLTAITFAYFAGKLFGPKIKHRFQHHKHFVKAELILNKSGNWAMCIGLFIPIVRYVLPLVIGLSGVQYRKFALISYSSALLWTLTYFTAGIYFGGPILSTLQLFHF
- a CDS encoding DUF3600 domain-containing protein, giving the protein MKLDEQLRTAYQEETQDWSVPARIKHKMMDGIRNDSHIRRNRKKWLVTGILAAVLIIPTGAYAGYTYLADGIYGSQENIAAMGGTAEDYMRLEAKLQTAKAHFSEEEFVQYMDLLKQLGQMAVKYPDSQGNMHPEQWNTVEQERYNLLVAELEPFFEKLEAVGGGSSTQLMDEEQFWKEQLEQAEKTFTKEQYREFKSVYEQMKKYKVMVMDKDGSIHEERLSAEQKDDLRQLERRLIPYLKRLGLDVR
- a CDS encoding methyltransferase domain-containing protein, with protein sequence MNSNEPVLFLKSFLQSPKHVGSIIPSSRFLASKMVKQASWLEAKAVAELGSGTGPITRYIHQQVQDSTKVLLFEMNETMRNTLKTAYPEFSCYPDAARLVESMNQEGVLQLDYIFSGLPFFNFEPELRNTLVDQIHKALKPGGLFIAFQYSLQMKKTLSEYFIIEKLEFVPLNVPPAFVYVCRKKETI
- a CDS encoding HAMP domain-containing sensor histidine kinase produces the protein MLISLLISFVGSVGVNNMLIIAAAKISERFNWPSLLYIFPYVLTPIFIVIFTLIFLFSTRKIVRDLITLEQGLQFISEGNLDYRVPVNRQDELGRVASNINHMTEQLQLQIFKERELEKSKMDMITGISHDLRTPLTSIIGYIELLRTESFQDKAEYDRFIQNTYNKATHLKKLLDDLFEYTRLTSIDTQLDLKKVDLCQLLDQLLFEFEPLAQENKVRIEKKLGDAPIMVSLDSDKIARAIDNLLMNALKYSFKPGTIHVRMSVRHNHVTIEVENKGMPLTIEQKNRLFDRFYKVDYSRNSEGIQSGSGLGLSIARNIAELHQGTLTLEHTRNVFIFQLSLPSNIQ
- a CDS encoding sigma-70 family RNA polymerase sigma factor, with protein sequence MSEQDEYIELVTLIRAGHEEAYGELYEKTVTRIYQTVRFLIKDKSDAEDVVQEIYIQAYRSLERYDAERAFRPWLMGVTMRQVQSYRRKRLMQFRFSKRIEKSVVGMEYDFSTDLINKLANRLLLEQVRRLPYKLQQVVTLHYLNEYTQEEIADILAIPLGTVKSRIHAALAKLRQKEKMNPRLRGKVEDLHETR
- a CDS encoding SDR family oxidoreductase; translated protein: MRKTVLITGVSGGIGKELADRFAKGGHHIVLVARSEGKIQDLAQEYRKKYGIQATVIAKDVAAPGVPQEIYHELKEKGIVVDYLVNNAGFGLFGTFMETDMEQEVNMIDVNIKALTVMTKLFLPDMIQRRQGGVMNVASLVGFFPGPMMSVYYATKAYVLSFTEALENEVNGTGVTVTALCPGLTSTGFVDRSGMGVSKMLQGPIMEAGQVAEEGYRGFLRGKTLIMPGVRNRFIAFMPRLLPRKMMTRMIRSSQDKTGH
- a CDS encoding methyltransferase domain-containing protein — translated: MKTPEPFLFLQGFLRNPKRVGSVLPSSKFLAHKIVQSVRWDEVRTIAELGPGTGAVTRLMRAHLPNSATVFLFERDPKMRSNLKRTYPEFMFHSNASYLLKRINQEHVQQLDSIICGLPFFNFSREMRQNILSQIHTALRPGGTLVLYQYSLHMRKQLAELFEMEKIQFVPFNFPPVFVYVCRKRQDEGHTL
- a CDS encoding TetR/AcrR family transcriptional regulator — translated: MARSKEFEESVVLDKAMRLFWEQGYEKTSMTELVNHMGIHRKSLYDTFGDKHTLYLKTVDLYDHQMSSALATGVEHSQTATKALQFIFSSLIHGEESPASGCFIVNSTVELAARDDDMNNRSIEMFANTEKLIKDIMVWGQQEGEFTTEYNAEVLAEYLHNVSIGLRGMAKTSMTKEKLLRIAMLSMDLIRR
- a CDS encoding response regulator transcription factor, which produces MSTILVVDDEPDIRDVIHVYLRNEGYQVIEAANGEEALTIINTTSVQLVILDVMMPIMDGIKACFKIREVSTTPIIMLSAKEEDIDKITGLTTGADDYMVKPFNPLELLARVKAQLRRQTLIGKPESNSLILIKDLVIDTSKHSVKLKDNDISLTPLEFSILVLLASHPGQVFSSEKIYETVWKEPYGYSDNTVMVHIRNLREKLEMNPREPQYIKTVWGVGYKID